The Arthrobacter sp. D5-1 genome segment CCACCATCCTGGCCCTCCTCACGGTTGGTGGGGCTGTTGCCGGGCTTACAGTTCGCATCTGGTCACCCGCCCGCCGTCGACTCGTCACGTGGTGCGCCCTATCCGGAGTCCTCGTGGTTCACGTCGCCGCCACCATCCAGTCATTCGTGGTACTCAGGGAGGGGCTCTTGCCCGGAAGCCTGCCCGGGCTCTACTTCGGAGGTCTTCTGGCCGGCGTCATCGGTTGCCTACTGGCAGCGCTGGTCGCGTTGTTACTTATCGCTTCGTCTTCAACCGTAAAGGCCACCATCGGATTCGGGCTTATGGCCATCCCGGTCACGTCGTGGGCCGTGGTGTGGGTGGTGAGCGCGGTGGGCTTCCTCAGCGTTCCCACCGCCGTACCTACTGTTGCCCGATGGGTTCCTGCCGTCCTGGTGGGTTGCGCGCTGGCGTGGTGCGGCCTCCGGCCCGCCCGTCGAGCGGTTGCCTGGGTGCTCAACATCCTCTTCCTGTGGCTGCTCCCGGCGCTTTTCACCGCCGTCCAATCCGTCCTCGGCACACGTGTACTGGCAGGAGACATCCCGGCGATGCTCTCGATGGGACGCGATGTATTCGGGCGGGGCCTAGGTCCCGACGGAGCCGCGCTGCCCACGATTCTGCTGGCCTTGGTCATAGGCCTGACGGGTGTTGGCGCCCGGTTCGTTATTGCTCGTCGGAACTCCTTGGCATCGGGCTAGTTTGTCTGAAAGGTGCGGACCATCCGGATGTCCCTTACGCCGTCTTCGACCTTCACCGCTCCGTCGGCAATGAATCCGTTCTTCCGGTAGAAGGCTTGGGCTCGCGGATTAGGGTCGGCCACCCACAGCACAGCAGGTGCGGAAGGGCTGATCACTGCGTCGAGAAGCGCCGCTCCCACGCCCGAGCCGTGGGACGATGCATACGCGTAAAGGACGTACAACTCCTGCGGCTCCTCAGGAAGATCAGATGAGGGGCCTGACATGGCAATGCCGATCAACCTGTTGTCATGCAAAGCGACGGCGACGTTGTTCTTTTCATAGCGGGGATCAGTCAGCGCTGCGGTCCAGAATTTCTCCCGCCACTCCAGGAGACCGGGATCGTCCAGCTCCGAGTCGCTCATCAAGCCCCGGTAGGTTTCGCGCCAGGTATCCACATGTACTTTTGCCATGTCGAGCGCATCCGCAGGCTCGGCACGACGCACGTCAAAGTTGATTGCCATGGCTCTACGGTACATACTCAGCGAGTCGGTACCACCACCACCTGAACGTCGTCTTCGTAGAGGACACGTCCTGGCGTTGATGAACGAAGTTCTTCCCATTGCACCCCGTGGCGATTCAACAACGCCAGATAGCCGGGGACCCTGTCCAGTAAATGCACGGCACTCGTCTTGAACCACGCTTGGGCGTGGAGATTGATGGTGCGGTCATAAACTGTGGGATCCATGAGATTCGGGTCAGGGTAAGCGGCGTCGTACCAAGCATTCGCGGTCTGCCACCAACGATGGTCTTCTTCGCTTAGCTTTCCGTCCTTCGCCAGTCCGTTAGCCAGGCCAAAGATCCCGACGTGGATTCCGCGCGTATTCACTTTCGTTGATTGGTACCTGACGAATTCAAGGGCGGCGGCCATCAACCTACTTCCCTCATGACGTTTCCAGGACACTTACAACCCAGACTGAATACCGAGCCTACAAGTCCAGCGAGATTGGGTCTTGATATCCGGTGTACCGTTGCGTCGACTTAGTGGTTCCAGGTCGACGTAGTGGTTCCAGCCAGAGAGGCTGCTATGACAGCAAAGATTGTAGAGATCATCAGGCACGTTCTGCAGGATGTG includes the following:
- a CDS encoding GNAT family N-acetyltransferase, producing the protein MAINFDVRRAEPADALDMAKVHVDTWRETYRGLMSDSELDDPGLLEWREKFWTAALTDPRYEKNNVAVALHDNRLIGIAMSGPSSDLPEEPQELYVLYAYASSHGSGVGAALLDAVISPSAPAVLWVADPNPRAQAFYRKNGFIADGAVKVEDGVRDIRMVRTFQTN